CAGGTGGTCGAGCAGGGCGGCTTCGCCGCGGCCTCGCGCCAGTTGCGCCTGTCGCCCGCGGCCGTCAGCAAGAACATCGCCGAACTCGAGGCGCACGTCGCCGCGCGGCTGCTGAACCGCACCACGCGCCGCATGAGCCTGACCGAGGCGGGGCGGCAGTACTACGAGCAGGTGGCCCGCATTCTCGACGACCTGAACGAGGCCGAGCTGGCGCTGGGCCCCTTGCAGCAGGAGCCCAGCGGCACGTTGCGCGTCAGCGCGCCGCTGTCGCTGAGCCTGACCCTGCTGTCGGCCGCGATGCCGCGCTTCCTGGCGCGCCATCCGCGCCTGTCGCTCGACCTGCACCTGGAGGATCGCCGCATCGACCTGGTCAAGGAGGGGTTCGACGTGGCCATCCGCGGCAGCGACCGGCTCGAGGATTCGAGCCTGGTGGCGCGCAAGCTGATGGCGCTGGAGCATGTGCTGTGCGGCGCGCCGGCCTACTTCGAGCAGCATGGCGAACCGACGCAGCCGGCCGACCTGCGGCGTCTGGAGTGCGTGCGCTTCACGCTGTCGGGGCATGCGGATGAATGGACCTTCCGGCGCGGCGCGCAGGTCGAGCGGGTGCCGGCGCGCGGCCGCTACAAGGTCAGCTCGAGCCTGGCGGTGTGCGACGCGTTGCGGGCCGGATTCGG
The window above is part of the Achromobacter deleyi genome. Proteins encoded here:
- a CDS encoding LysR family transcriptional regulator; amino-acid sequence: MDHLTALKVFRQVVEQGGFAAASRQLRLSPAAVSKNIAELEAHVAARLLNRTTRRMSLTEAGRQYYEQVARILDDLNEAELALGPLQQEPSGTLRVSAPLSLSLTLLSAAMPRFLARHPRLSLDLHLEDRRIDLVKEGFDVAIRGSDRLEDSSLVARKLMALEHVLCGAPAYFEQHGEPTQPADLRRLECVRFTLSGHADEWTFRRGAQVERVPARGRYKVSSSLAVCDALRAGFGVSLVPRVYVRDDLERGTLRAVLPDWTPVETDVYAVYPSRRHMVAKVRALVDFLVEELAPPPA